A region of Pseudoruegeria sp. SHC-113 DNA encodes the following proteins:
- a CDS encoding CpaE family protein, whose translation MSSGATMLKPEPAPLLACTISRDVQNFDLLIEDMETELGESWGDLGFEDAAVFLKQDDALTLEFVAIAVDEEDEAEIDLVGRLVTTAKERGIRVILIADNVSPNTLHRLMRMGAQDFIPYPLPENELHDAIERIRRVGAEPAAPSEDAPTTKRKARGDRSAVILPVHGMAGGTGASTLAVNLAWELATIDKKDPPRVCLLDFDLQFGSISTFLDLPRREIVYELLSATENMDADSFMQALLTYNDKLHVLTAPPEMLPLDILGPEDVDAIIEIARTNFDYVVIDMPSTLISWTEAVLAQAHIYFATLELDMRSAQNTLRMIKALKAEQLPVEKLRYVLNRGPKFTDLSGKSRVKRMAESLDIKLELLLPDGAKQVSQSEDHGMPLAEGAAKNPLRKEIAKLAQSIHERNLSSAETA comes from the coding sequence ATGAGCAGTGGTGCGACAATGCTGAAGCCTGAGCCGGCACCGCTCCTGGCGTGCACGATTTCCCGTGATGTGCAGAACTTTGATCTGCTGATCGAGGATATGGAAACCGAACTAGGCGAAAGCTGGGGCGATCTCGGGTTCGAGGATGCCGCTGTCTTCCTGAAACAGGATGACGCGCTGACGTTGGAATTCGTGGCCATCGCGGTGGATGAGGAAGACGAGGCCGAGATCGATCTCGTTGGCCGCCTCGTGACAACGGCGAAGGAGCGCGGCATCCGCGTGATCCTGATCGCCGACAACGTGAGCCCCAACACGCTACACCGCCTGATGCGGATGGGCGCGCAGGATTTCATCCCCTACCCGCTGCCCGAGAACGAGCTGCACGATGCCATCGAGCGCATTCGCCGCGTCGGTGCCGAACCCGCCGCTCCGTCCGAGGACGCGCCCACCACCAAGCGCAAGGCACGCGGGGACCGCAGCGCGGTGATCCTGCCCGTGCACGGCATGGCAGGGGGCACCGGGGCTTCTACCCTCGCGGTGAACCTCGCCTGGGAGCTGGCCACGATCGACAAGAAAGATCCGCCGCGCGTCTGCCTGCTGGATTTCGACCTGCAGTTCGGCAGCATCTCCACCTTCCTAGATCTGCCCCGCCGCGAGATCGTCTATGAGCTCCTGAGCGCAACCGAAAACATGGACGCCGACAGCTTCATGCAGGCGCTGCTGACTTATAACGACAAGCTGCATGTGCTCACCGCGCCGCCGGAAATGCTGCCGCTGGACATTCTCGGCCCCGAGGACGTGGACGCGATCATCGAGATCGCGCGCACCAATTTCGACTACGTCGTGATCGACATGCCCTCCACGCTGATCAGCTGGACAGAGGCGGTTCTGGCACAGGCGCATATCTATTTCGCGACGCTGGAGCTCGATATGCGCTCGGCCCAGAACACACTGCGCATGATCAAGGCCCTGAAGGCCGAACAGCTTCCGGTGGAGAAACTGCGCTACGTGCTGAACCGTGGCCCGAAGTTCACCGATCTTTCCGGCAAGAGCCGCGTGAAGCGCATGGCCGAGAGCCTCGACATCAAGCTCGAACTGCTGCTGCCCGATGGGGCGAAACAGGTCAGCCAATCCGAGGATCACGGCATGCCGCTGGCCGAAGGCGCGGCCAAGAACCCGCTGCGGAAGGAAATCGCCAAGCTCGCGCAGTCCATCCATGAACGCAATCTCTCCTCTGCCGAAACGGCCTGA
- the cpaB gene encoding Flp pilus assembly protein CpaB: protein MRAVFVLVLMLGVGLAGFAVYMAKDYVGAYERALQAERAVTAQMVPTVEVLTLNRPLKYGERIRPDDVQKIRWPENAIPEGAFKTAEELFPKGEEELRTVLRAMEKDEAILAVKVTEPGEDAGLTSRLDKGMRAFAIKVDVASGVSGFLRPGDRVDVYWTGSSRDKDVTKLIEAGVELIAIDQIADGDRNEARIARTVTVQVTPQQVASLAQAQSTGNLSLSLVGAEDDTVAEAIEVDQQLLLGIEDEKIVEKQQEKVCTIRTRRGNELVEIPIPCTN from the coding sequence ATGCGTGCTGTATTTGTACTGGTGTTGATGCTGGGCGTGGGCCTTGCAGGCTTCGCCGTTTACATGGCCAAGGACTACGTGGGCGCCTATGAGCGCGCGTTGCAGGCCGAACGGGCCGTCACCGCTCAGATGGTACCGACCGTCGAGGTCCTCACCCTCAATCGCCCCCTCAAATACGGCGAACGCATCCGCCCGGACGATGTCCAGAAAATCCGCTGGCCGGAAAACGCGATCCCAGAGGGCGCGTTCAAAACAGCCGAGGAGCTGTTCCCGAAAGGCGAAGAAGAGCTGCGTACCGTTCTGCGCGCGATGGAGAAGGATGAGGCCATTCTGGCCGTGAAGGTGACCGAGCCTGGCGAGGATGCTGGCCTGACCTCGCGGCTCGACAAAGGCATGCGCGCTTTCGCAATCAAGGTGGATGTGGCCTCCGGCGTGTCCGGCTTCCTGCGCCCCGGCGACCGCGTCGATGTCTATTGGACGGGTTCCAGCCGCGACAAGGACGTCACCAAGCTGATTGAGGCCGGTGTGGAACTGATCGCCATCGACCAGATCGCCGACGGCGACCGCAACGAGGCCCGCATCGCCCGCACGGTGACGGTTCAGGTCACGCCGCAGCAGGTCGCCTCGCTGGCGCAGGCCCAGTCCACCGGCAATCTCTCGCTCTCTCTCGTGGGCGCCGAGGACGACACGGTCGCCGAGGCCATCGAGGTGGACCAACAACTGCTTCTGGGCATCGAGGACGAAAAAATCGTTGAAAAGCAGCAAGAAAAGGTCTGCACCATCCGCACCCGGCGGGGCAATGAGCTGGTCGAGATCCCGATCCCCTGCACCAACTGA
- a CDS encoding tetratricopeptide repeat protein, with amino-acid sequence MRHRFLVSLCLVSSVALAACDKNVNADAEVERAVKDLNVIDETNLNDIMLTVADPDESIQYFKKATLADPDRLDLQRGLAMSYIRAKKPREGVTAWQKVVAHPDSTSNDKVELAGAQIRNSDWKGAEATLNSVPPTVETYTRYRLEAMVADSKQQWKKADSFYETALGLTTTPAGVLNNWGYSKLTRGDFVGAEKLFADAIGYDPKLFTAKNNLVLARGAQRKYDLPILNVTQDEQAELLYTLALSAIKQGDVKTGQGLLKEAIEVHPQHFEAASRALKALETG; translated from the coding sequence ATGCGCCACAGGTTTCTTGTATCGCTGTGCCTTGTCAGCAGCGTCGCCCTCGCGGCATGTGACAAGAACGTAAACGCCGACGCCGAGGTCGAGCGCGCCGTGAAGGATCTGAACGTCATCGACGAGACGAACCTGAACGACATCATGCTCACCGTGGCGGACCCGGACGAATCGATCCAATACTTCAAGAAAGCCACGCTGGCAGACCCGGACCGGCTGGATCTGCAGCGCGGGCTGGCGATGTCCTACATCCGCGCCAAGAAGCCGCGTGAAGGTGTGACGGCCTGGCAGAAGGTCGTCGCCCACCCGGACTCCACCAGCAACGACAAGGTTGAACTGGCCGGGGCCCAGATCCGCAACAGCGATTGGAAAGGGGCCGAGGCGACGCTCAACAGCGTGCCCCCCACGGTAGAGACCTACACCCGCTATCGGCTTGAGGCCATGGTGGCGGATTCCAAGCAACAGTGGAAGAAGGCCGACAGCTTCTATGAAACCGCACTCGGGCTCACGACAACACCCGCAGGTGTGCTCAACAACTGGGGCTATTCCAAGCTAACCCGCGGCGATTTCGTCGGCGCCGAGAAGCTTTTCGCCGATGCCATCGGCTATGATCCCAAGCTCTTCACTGCCAAGAACAACCTCGTTCTGGCCCGTGGCGCCCAGCGCAAATACGATCTGCCGATCCTCAATGTCACGCAGGACGAGCAGGCCGAACTGCTCTACACGCTCGCGCTTTCGGCGATCAAACAGGGCGATGTGAAAACCGGTCAAGGCCTTCTGAAAGAGGCCATCGAGGTCCATCCGCAGCATTTCGAGGCCGCCTCGCGCGCGCTGAAGGCGCTGGAAACGGGCTGA
- a CDS encoding type II and III secretion system protein family protein produces MLKNWISAALCGAALFVASVPTGAHAETLRVLRGSVTSALAVPMNRAVVVESDVPFAELSIANPTIADLSTLSDRTIYVLGKVPGRTTLTLLGVDGGLIANVEVQVTPDVAEFKERLRQILPGEKIEVRTANDGIVLSGTVSSAAKLDRALDLAERYAPERVSNLMVVGGTQQVMLKVRFAEMQRSVAKSLNLSAAASGTLFSGDATVDAGNNAFSDGGPFNGNPVTSPNEAQGRLQLGFNAGSVEFAVLLEALESKGVVRTLAEPNLTALSGQEAKFLAGGEYPVPVAQDNGTTSVEFKPFGVELNFTPRVVDGDLINLSMVAAVSSLDPTSGIVADGFQVNAFKRRETSTTVEMRDGESFAIAGLLLDDFQDNVAQVPWIGDIPVLGTLFRSTDFQRDQSELVIIITPHLVTPTRGEALALPTDRIKPPSEADLFLRGKLVGNAKISGAAGEVARQDFSGSYGYVME; encoded by the coding sequence ATGCTTAAGAATTGGATTTCGGCGGCCCTTTGCGGTGCCGCTCTCTTCGTCGCAAGCGTGCCAACCGGGGCGCATGCCGAAACCCTTCGCGTTTTGCGTGGCTCCGTCACCAGCGCCCTGGCCGTTCCGATGAACCGGGCCGTGGTCGTTGAAAGCGATGTCCCCTTCGCGGAGCTCTCCATCGCCAACCCGACGATCGCGGATCTTTCCACGCTGTCGGATCGCACGATCTACGTGCTGGGCAAAGTGCCGGGCCGCACGACGCTGACATTGCTCGGCGTGGACGGCGGGCTGATCGCCAATGTCGAAGTGCAGGTCACGCCGGATGTGGCGGAGTTCAAGGAACGCCTGCGCCAGATCCTCCCCGGTGAGAAAATCGAAGTGCGCACCGCCAATGACGGCATCGTGCTGTCGGGCACGGTGTCCAGCGCCGCGAAGCTCGACCGTGCCCTTGATCTCGCCGAACGCTACGCGCCGGAGCGTGTGTCCAACCTCATGGTCGTCGGCGGCACCCAGCAGGTGATGCTGAAAGTCCGTTTTGCCGAGATGCAGCGCTCGGTGGCCAAGAGCCTGAACCTCAGCGCCGCCGCCTCCGGCACGCTTTTCTCCGGCGACGCCACCGTTGACGCTGGGAACAATGCTTTCAGCGACGGCGGCCCTTTCAACGGCAACCCCGTCACCTCTCCCAACGAGGCGCAGGGCCGGTTGCAGCTTGGCTTCAACGCGGGCAGCGTTGAGTTTGCCGTGCTTCTGGAAGCCCTTGAATCCAAAGGCGTTGTCCGCACGCTCGCGGAGCCCAACCTCACCGCTCTCTCCGGGCAGGAGGCGAAGTTCCTTGCTGGTGGCGAATACCCGGTCCCGGTCGCGCAGGACAACGGCACCACCTCGGTGGAATTCAAACCCTTCGGCGTGGAGCTCAACTTTACCCCCCGCGTGGTGGACGGCGATCTGATCAACCTCTCCATGGTGGCGGCCGTCAGCTCGCTTGATCCGACCAGCGGCATCGTGGCCGATGGCTTCCAGGTCAACGCCTTCAAGCGCCGCGAAACCTCCACCACAGTGGAAATGCGCGACGGCGAGAGCTTTGCCATCGCCGGCCTGCTGCTGGACGATTTCCAGGACAACGTGGCGCAAGTGCCGTGGATCGGGGATATCCCGGTGCTGGGCACGCTGTTCCGCTCCACCGATTTCCAGCGCGACCAGAGCGAGCTTGTGATCATCATCACCCCGCATCTCGTGACGCCGACCCGTGGCGAAGCGCTGGCCCTGCCGACGGACCGCATCAAACCGCCGTCCGAGGCCGATCTCTTCCTGCGCGGCAAGCTCGTGGGCAACGCCAAGATCTCCGGCGCGGCCGGGGAAGTGGCGCGGCAGGATTTCAGCGGGTCCTATGGCTACGTGATGGAGTAA
- a CDS encoding tetratricopeptide repeat protein: protein MTVKQLLIPILLGSLAACNTTGGEPLSEASPYAPSVDRSADSVDGLIVGHRLMEAGEYELALKSYYRAAADTGVTPDLLSALGSANLRLGRLGQAEGLLRQSVEMNPDFVPAWNNLGVLLMEKGEYGEAKEVFRRAYALDSGESDAIRENFRISAEKVNEPGYGAENNNEFALVRRGSNEYLILHAP, encoded by the coding sequence GTGACAGTCAAACAACTGCTGATTCCGATCCTTCTGGGATCGCTCGCCGCCTGTAACACCACAGGCGGCGAGCCGCTTTCCGAGGCCAGCCCCTACGCCCCCAGTGTGGACCGCAGCGCGGACTCGGTGGATGGGCTGATCGTGGGGCACCGGCTGATGGAGGCCGGTGAATATGAGCTTGCGCTGAAATCCTACTATCGCGCCGCCGCCGATACGGGCGTCACACCCGATCTTCTCTCGGCCCTTGGCTCGGCCAACCTGCGGCTCGGGCGGCTCGGACAGGCCGAAGGGCTGCTCCGGCAATCGGTTGAGATGAACCCCGACTTCGTCCCGGCCTGGAACAATCTCGGCGTGCTCCTCATGGAGAAGGGCGAATACGGAGAGGCGAAAGAGGTGTTTCGCCGGGCCTATGCGCTGGATAGTGGCGAAAGTGACGCCATCCGCGAGAATTTTAGAATTTCTGCTGAAAAGGTGAACGAACCCGGCTATGGTGCCGAGAATAATAACGAATTCGCGTTGGTAAGGCGGGGTAGCAACGAATACCTGATCCTCCACGCACCCTGA
- a CDS encoding OmpA family protein yields the protein MKQPLIALLAIAGIATLSACSNSDFYGEAGQSIDEGGFGNPTMNNVQLQTGQKSYTESLARRFADEVPSTVNFAFDSAVLDQSAQLTLRKQADWIRQFPEVRFRVYGHTDAVGSSGYNKSLGKRRADAVVKYLGSLGISTSRLEAVVSFGETQPLIVSEGRERRNRRTVTEVSGFVDRHPSVLNGKYAEVVWREYVQSATELSTSAETKE from the coding sequence ATGAAACAGCCCCTCATTGCCCTCCTCGCCATTGCTGGCATCGCCACGCTCTCGGCCTGTTCCAACAGCGATTTCTACGGCGAAGCCGGCCAGTCCATCGATGAAGGCGGCTTCGGCAACCCGACGATGAACAACGTTCAGCTGCAGACCGGCCAGAAGAGCTACACCGAAAGCCTCGCGCGCCGCTTTGCCGATGAAGTGCCCTCCACGGTGAACTTCGCCTTCGACAGCGCCGTGCTGGATCAGAGCGCCCAACTCACCCTGCGCAAGCAGGCCGACTGGATCCGCCAGTTCCCCGAAGTCCGCTTCCGGGTCTATGGCCACACCGACGCGGTTGGCTCCTCGGGCTACAACAAGAGCCTTGGCAAACGCCGTGCCGATGCGGTGGTGAAGTACCTCGGCAGCCTTGGCATCTCCACCTCGCGCCTTGAAGCCGTTGTTTCCTTTGGCGAAACCCAGCCTCTGATCGTTTCTGAGGGTCGCGAACGCCGCAACCGGCGCACGGTGACTGAGGTTTCGGGCTTCGTGGATCGCCACCCCAGCGTGCTCAACGGCAAATACGCCGAAGTCGTCTGGCGGGAGTATGTCCAGAGCGCGACGGAGCTTTCCACGTCTGCGGAGACCAAGGAATAA
- a CDS encoding CpaF family protein translates to MFSRYNKSAKPAAKGKPAEKPAELAAVPSSEPAPARLRKDVKAAARVAPDDKEKKRKERLGEIKVELHKRLLDNLNLSALETASESDLRAEIIDIASESLNEMAVVLNREERNQLNQELFDEVTGLGPLEPLLKDETVSDILVNGPQQIFVERSGKLQLSDITFKDERHLLRIIDKIVSAVGRRVDESNPYVDARLADGSRFNAMVPPIAVDGSLVSIRKFKKDKLGIDDLVQFGAFTEEMAAYLQAAVATRLNVIVSGGTGSGKTTTLNALSSFIDDSERILTIEDTAELQLQQTHVGRMESRPPNVEGKGAVTPRDCLKNALRMRPDRIIVGETRGEEVIDMLQAMNTGHDGSMTTIHANSARDGVSRLENMIAMAGIEMPIKAVRSQISSAVNLIVQASRLQDGSRRMTSITEITGMEGDVISMQEVFRYQRVGLTPDNKIIGHFTATGVRSHFSERFRMWGYDLPASIFEPMAAE, encoded by the coding sequence GTGTTTTCCCGTTATAACAAATCCGCAAAACCCGCCGCCAAGGGCAAACCGGCCGAGAAGCCGGCAGAGCTTGCCGCCGTTCCGAGCAGTGAGCCCGCCCCCGCCCGCCTGCGCAAGGACGTGAAGGCGGCCGCGCGCGTGGCCCCGGACGACAAGGAAAAGAAACGCAAGGAACGCCTTGGGGAGATCAAGGTCGAGCTGCACAAGCGCCTGCTCGACAACCTGAACCTCTCCGCGTTGGAAACTGCTTCCGAATCCGATCTGCGCGCCGAGATCATCGACATCGCGTCGGAATCGCTCAACGAGATGGCCGTGGTGCTGAACCGCGAAGAGCGCAACCAGCTGAACCAGGAGCTGTTTGACGAGGTCACCGGCCTCGGCCCGCTGGAGCCGCTGCTGAAAGACGAGACCGTGAGCGATATCCTCGTGAACGGCCCGCAACAGATCTTCGTGGAGCGTTCGGGCAAGCTGCAGCTCTCCGACATCACCTTCAAGGACGAACGCCACCTGCTGCGGATCATCGACAAGATCGTGTCAGCCGTGGGCCGCCGTGTTGATGAATCCAACCCCTATGTGGACGCCCGTCTTGCCGATGGCTCCCGTTTCAACGCGATGGTCCCGCCGATCGCGGTGGACGGCTCGCTGGTGTCCATTCGGAAGTTCAAGAAAGACAAGCTGGGCATCGACGATCTGGTGCAATTCGGCGCCTTCACGGAAGAAATGGCAGCCTATCTGCAAGCCGCCGTGGCCACCCGCCTGAACGTGATCGTCTCCGGCGGTACCGGTTCGGGGAAAACCACCACGCTCAACGCGCTGTCGAGCTTCATCGACGACAGCGAGCGGATCCTCACCATCGAGGATACGGCCGAGCTTCAGCTGCAACAGACCCATGTGGGCCGGATGGAGAGCCGTCCGCCCAACGTGGAAGGCAAGGGTGCCGTCACCCCGCGCGACTGTCTGAAGAACGCGCTGCGGATGCGCCCGGACCGCATCATCGTGGGCGAGACCCGCGGCGAGGAAGTGATCGACATGCTGCAGGCCATGAACACCGGCCACGACGGCTCCATGACGACGATCCACGCCAACTCCGCCCGCGACGGCGTGAGCCGGCTTGAGAACATGATCGCCATGGCCGGGATCGAAATGCCGATCAAGGCGGTGCGCAGCCAGATTTCCTCGGCTGTGAACCTCATCGTGCAGGCCAGCCGCCTGCAGGACGGCTCCCGCCGTATGACGTCGATCACCGAAATCACCGGCATGGAAGGCGACGTGATCTCCATGCAGGAGGTCTTCCGCTACCAGCGCGTGGGCCTCACCCCCGACAACAAGATCATCGGGCATTTCACCGCCACCGGCGTGCGCTCCCACTTCTCCGAGCGCTTCCGCATGTGGGGCTATGACCTGCCCGCCTCGATCTTCGAGCCCATGGCCGCGGAGTAA
- a CDS encoding type II secretion system F family protein, giving the protein MPINMELIIYGVIFVAVLLLVEGIYLTVFGKSISLNSRVNRRLEMLEKGIGREQVLEQLRKEMGQHMRSKSFPLYSILAEKAQKANIAFSPTQIIMVMMLLSVVAFFGLTIGTSAGLPVRLLVALMMGVGGVYFWINGKAKKRLGLIEEQLPDAVDLMVRSLRVGHPFSSAIQIVAREVPDPLGSEMGVIADEAAYGRDMGEALKSMAERLDMQDMRFLAVAVAIQQQSGGNLAEILAGLSQVIRARFRLFRRVKAITAEAKWSGMFLSGFPFGALIMINVIQPNYYDDVKETSVFIPACLVVAGFLFANVIVMRRLVNIKV; this is encoded by the coding sequence ATGCCCATCAACATGGAACTCATCATCTACGGCGTGATCTTCGTGGCGGTGCTGCTGCTTGTTGAAGGCATCTACCTGACGGTCTTCGGCAAATCGATCAGCCTGAACAGCCGCGTGAACCGCCGCCTTGAGATGCTCGAAAAAGGCATCGGGCGCGAACAGGTTCTGGAACAGCTCCGCAAGGAGATGGGCCAGCACATGCGCTCCAAATCCTTCCCGCTCTACTCGATCCTCGCCGAGAAGGCGCAGAAGGCCAACATCGCCTTCTCGCCCACGCAGATCATCATGGTGATGATGCTTCTTTCGGTGGTGGCCTTCTTCGGCCTCACCATCGGCACCAGCGCCGGGCTGCCCGTGCGCCTGCTCGTGGCGCTGATGATGGGCGTGGGCGGCGTCTACTTCTGGATCAACGGCAAGGCCAAGAAGCGCCTTGGCCTGATCGAAGAACAACTGCCCGATGCGGTGGACCTCATGGTGCGCTCGCTGCGCGTGGGGCACCCGTTTTCCTCCGCGATCCAGATCGTGGCGCGCGAAGTGCCCGATCCGCTGGGCTCGGAAATGGGGGTGATCGCCGACGAGGCCGCCTATGGCCGCGACATGGGCGAAGCCCTGAAATCCATGGCCGAACGGCTCGATATGCAGGACATGCGTTTCCTCGCCGTGGCCGTTGCGATCCAGCAGCAATCCGGTGGTAACCTGGCCGAGATCCTTGCAGGCCTCTCGCAGGTGATCCGTGCCCGCTTCCGCCTGTTCCGCCGCGTGAAAGCCATCACGGCTGAGGCGAAATGGTCCGGCATGTTCCTGTCGGGCTTCCCCTTCGGCGCGCTGATCATGATCAACGTGATCCAGCCGAACTATTACGACGACGTGAAGGAAACCTCCGTCTTCATCCCCGCGTGCCTTGTGGTTGCCGGCTTCCTCTTTGCCAACGTGATCGTCATGCGCCGCCTCGTGAACATCAAGGTGTAG
- a CDS encoding type II secretion system F family protein → MDYLNTFNAMLKENFGDLGPFVIVGVLGILLIALTLPFLLNRKEDPLDKLKKAQKQGGTGAEKTALRFETKNDKLEKYANFLEPQDEEELSAARLQLLRAGYRTKGAVRMFHFAQFALGLGLLGAGAIFAVIQSQTNPDVGMQKMLMTVLIPGVVGYYLPRYWVNKRVQERQEQMVNGFPDALDMMLVCVEAGQSMDQAIIRVSRELQAGFPALAEEFATVAYELKAGKDRPTVLKDMSERAGAADIASFVTVLIQSASFGTSVADALRVFAGEMRDKRVMRAEEKANTLPTKMTLATMMLTVPPLLIILIGPSVYGIATLLGGGAATSIGN, encoded by the coding sequence ATGGATTACCTGAACACATTCAATGCCATGCTGAAGGAAAACTTCGGCGATCTGGGCCCCTTCGTCATCGTCGGCGTGCTTGGCATCCTGCTGATCGCGCTCACCCTGCCCTTCCTGCTGAACCGCAAGGAAGATCCGCTGGACAAGCTGAAGAAGGCGCAGAAGCAAGGCGGCACCGGCGCGGAGAAAACCGCGTTACGCTTCGAGACGAAGAACGACAAGCTCGAAAAATACGCCAACTTCCTTGAACCGCAGGACGAAGAAGAACTGTCTGCCGCGCGGCTGCAACTGCTGCGCGCCGGTTACCGTACCAAGGGCGCAGTGCGGATGTTCCACTTTGCCCAGTTTGCCCTTGGCCTTGGCCTGCTGGGCGCGGGCGCGATCTTCGCCGTCATCCAGAGCCAGACAAACCCCGACGTGGGCATGCAGAAGATGCTCATGACGGTGCTGATCCCCGGCGTTGTCGGCTACTACTTGCCGCGCTACTGGGTAAACAAGCGGGTGCAGGAGCGCCAGGAACAGATGGTTAACGGCTTCCCGGACGCGCTCGACATGATGCTCGTCTGCGTGGAAGCGGGCCAGTCGATGGACCAGGCGATCATCCGCGTCAGCCGCGAGCTGCAGGCCGGTTTCCCGGCGCTGGCCGAGGAATTCGCCACCGTCGCTTACGAGCTGAAAGCGGGCAAGGATCGCCCCACCGTGCTGAAGGACATGTCCGAACGCGCCGGGGCAGCAGACATCGCGAGCTTCGTGACGGTGCTGATCCAATCGGCGAGCTTCGGCACCTCGGTGGCGGATGCGCTGCGGGTGTTTGCCGGGGAAATGCGGGACAAACGCGTGATGCGGGCCGAGGAAAAGGCCAACACGCTGCCCACGAAGATGACGCTGGCAACTATGATGTTGACCGTGCCGCCGCTGCTGATCATCCTGATCGGGCCGTCGGTCTACGGGATTGCCACCCTGCTCGGCGGAGGCGCTGCAACGAGCATCGGGAACTGA
- a CDS encoding prepilin peptidase yields the protein MLEISSFSAWCFLPLATPIGVWVAYNDMKFMKIPNISVMALLAVFMVVGLIALPFDQYLTRLLQGVVVLIAGFIISTLGLVGAGDAKFAAVMAPFVALGDVTRFMILFAMVLLAAFATHRTLRSMSAVRRLADGWASWETRDFPMGLALGASLIFYLLLGALYGA from the coding sequence ATGCTTGAGATCAGCAGCTTTTCCGCCTGGTGCTTCCTGCCGCTCGCTACGCCCATCGGCGTTTGGGTGGCCTATAACGACATGAAATTCATGAAGATTCCCAACATCTCCGTGATGGCTTTGTTGGCTGTCTTCATGGTGGTCGGGCTCATTGCCCTGCCCTTCGATCAATACCTCACACGGCTGCTGCAAGGCGTTGTCGTGCTGATCGCGGGTTTCATCATCAGCACGCTGGGGCTGGTTGGCGCAGGCGATGCAAAATTCGCCGCTGTCATGGCCCCCTTCGTGGCGCTTGGGGACGTCACGCGCTTCATGATCCTCTTCGCCATGGTGCTGCTGGCAGCCTTCGCCACGCATCGTACCCTGCGCTCCATGAGCGCGGTGCGGCGGCTGGCCGACGGCTGGGCCAGCTGGGAAACCCGCGATTTCCCCATGGGCCTCGCCCTTGGCGCGTCGCTGATTTTCTACCTGCTCCTCGGAGCCCTCTACGGCGCGTAA